The nucleotide window ggctgggaaggaaaggaaaacttctgaAAGGGAAAACAGAGCTGGAGTCAGGGGCATCTCTCCCCCTCTTACCAGCCAATGAGATGCAAGGTGCCTTAAACATCTCTGTGCCCTAACAGCTGagctcagtgcttggcacatgtaGGCATTTTGCAGGTGTGTGTTGAATTGAGAGGGGGCTAAGGCTCAGTTGTATTGGAGCCCGCCTCCCCCACCAACTACAAGAGGCTGACCACTAGCCAGCAGGCAAGTGCCCTGCTCTTCAGAATCACACCAGTTGGGGCACTTAGTGCAGCTACTTAATGGGGTCTGGGTGGTAGTAGAGGAACGTAATTATCTTCCTGTCTTAGGTACTAAATGTTCCCACGCTCAGTGAGGATGTAACAAGAAGGACCAATGTGGGCTGCAGCAGAATGGATTTAAGTCATACCACAGGAAGGACTTATTGCCAGAGTTTGGCCTGCCTCACTCCAGACTGTCTCATGAGGGCTGGATTACTGGTCTCCCATTCCCATCCAACCCCCCTCTTTCCAAGCcccagtaaaaaaaacaaacacccatTGCTTAGAGTAGTACTTGGGCCGAACTGGGGAAGCAAAACGGTGGTGAGACAGGGACGAGCTCCAACTGCAATGGTCTTGATTCTCCAAACAAAGCACCGCGGCAGTGGGTGTAACTCCAGGCTGTGCGTCAGGCGGCCTTTTCCGGCCTGGCCCAGCCCGgggtgtttattttgtttgttcctgGAAGCTATTGCCCTGATGGACGGTGCTGCTGGGGACGCTGATTCCATGGGATTTGTCAGTGGTGGGCCAgccctctcacccctcccccggGGACAGATGGGCCCCATCAGCCCCGCTGAGCTCCAAAAGAGGCAAGCATCAGCCCTCCTTGAGTCTGTCTGACTTGGTGTCACCAGCGGTGATCTAGTTTGTGGGTGAGGGCCAGGCACAAGGATGTGGGCAGGGCACGGTGAGGGGACATAGAGCCCAGGGCGGTCcagcttttcctctctccccactggcTGCCTTCTGTTCCCCTCACCCACTTCTAGGCCCGTTTTGGGATCTCTCCCAAACCACAGGCTCATTCACAGCCCAAACCAAATCTTTTCAGCCCGTAGCAGCAACTGCCCCCTTTGACCCCCACCtgttcagagaaagagagagaggtatcCATTTGATGTGTTAGGATAGGAGAACAGAGAACTCCCAGAGGGCCAAGGAAGGTGCTAGGTGTTGGAGAGACAGCGAGGGAGTGCAAAGTGGATGAATGGGTCAGATCTCGTTTAGTGACCTCATGGAGAGAAGAAGCTAAGAATGTTCGAGTGAAGAGAAAATACTGAGAAATTTGAGAGTGACTCTAGCAACCCACCTAACTTTTAGTAGCCCACCCCAACTGATCTTCTTAAAATTGTTTGAATTGGGCAGAGTGGGGACTGGAATATGGGGAGTGTCACCCCCCTCGATTTATCTTGGCTTTGGCTTCCCATTGCTAACAGCCCTCTGCCCAAGCAGGTTCATCCAGGACATCATGCCTCCAAGACTCATTTGTTAAGAACGGCTGTGGAGCCTGGAAATGAAGGGTATAGGGAggagatttgggggtggggtctTCCTCCCCAAGACCTCAGGTTTGGGAGTGAGGAATTTTAGCTACATGGGTCTGACTAGACCTGTAAACATGACTCCAAATTGCCCACTGAGTCTCTTCCCACTggtccctccctgtctccatccttcctcccccaAACTATGTCTTCATGGACCAGCTATGAAGGACGTGCCTCTTACATGTGGGTGTAAGAGTGTTGTCTCAGACTCttgttttgttagtttatttttctctgaggctcttaatgtttattaaataaacaggGAATGGGTTTGTGTGACATGCCCAGGGCTTCTACGTATGTGACACATGCCTGGCCCGTGTTCTGGGAGTGTGTGTCACTTGGACCTTTGGCTGGGGAGCGGGTGATGGTGAGAGACCACTCAATTACTCTCTGCAACTGTATAACCATTTCTCCAGGCTTGTGGGGAAAGCTGTACCCGTTGGCCTCAGGGAATGTGggttggaggaggggaaggaaccTCTTCAAGTTCTGAATGCCaaatctttcccctccccccccctcctccttctccccctcctgaGGCAGGAAAAGGGCCAGGATGCTCTGACAGGGCCATCTCCACCTTGCAGGTACATCGGGGCACTGGGGGCCCGAGTGATCTGTGACAATATCCCTGGTCTGGTGAGCCGGCAGCGGCAGCTGTGCCAGCGTTACCCAGACATCATGCGCTCGGTGGGCGAGGGTGCCCGAGAATGGATCCGAGAGTGTCAGCACCAGTTCCGCCACCACCGCTGGAACTGCACCACGCTGGACCGGGACCACACTGTCTTTGGCCGTGTCATGCTCAGAAGTAGGGAGCTCTTCCACCCTGCTCCAACTGCTTCCCTGTCTGTGCCTGGGGTGGCAAGTGGGTAGGGTAGGCATGATCCTCCTCCCCTCTAGGACACACTGCCTCATAATCAGATAGACAGTTGAGGGCAGTGCCCAGGATACAGTTGGGAACAGACCCTCAGTACCTGAGATATGTAGGCAGAGACCCCTCTAAATGCCAGTATTGCTGGGATGATACACAAAGGTACAGTGTCCCCTGCCACCTCCATGTCTCgtcttccctccccctttcctccccagccccagcgtGAGGGTTTCCATGCACTGTAAGGCTGAGGACTAGAACGGCTGCTCTGTACTCACTGCCACCATCACTACCCTCACCCCAACACTCCCAACATCACAGTAAtggcagcaagggataaacagaAAGGTGATATGTAAATATTTGGAGAGTTGGTGGCTTGGCCCCAGCTCAGCAAAAAAGCTAAGCAGAAGTGAGACAATAAActaggagaaagggaaggagatggGAATCGGGAGGTGTCTGGGGGACAGGGGTGATGAGTCATCAATCCCTGAGAGCAGGGTAAGAAGGAAGCAGGCCCTGGAAAGTAGGAGGTCTCCCCAAACAGGCTAACCCCTGGGCTGGGGTCTCTATTGTAGGGGAACTGTCCAGCAGAGTAGGTCTGAAAAGGCCTGGAATGTGGACTGAGGCAGGCTTAGCTGAGCTAGGATTGGCACTCGGTGGGAGGGGATGACTCACTGTGAAACTTTTCAATGGATGGATCCAGGGAGTTTGGAAGGAAGCAAGAGTACGGGTCAGCCCAAGAGGTCAGATGTACAAAGAAGCGGATAGAGAGTACTGAGGGCCAAGGGGAAGAGGTCAGATACTCTGGGGAATGCTTTTGGAAGAGAAGGCCACCTTGAAAAAAGCAGGTGCAGGAGTTGCTCTGGGAAAGACAAGAAGAGAGGAGGTTTCAGAGTGGGGGGTTGTGTGGACAGAAGACAGGGACAGACATAGGCCTCTTTGCAGAAATGTActtctacctttctctctccagGTAGCCGGGAGGCAGCATTTGTATATGCCATCTCGTCTGCAGGGGTGGTCCATGCTATCACTCGTGCCTGCAGCCAGGGAGAACTGAGTGTGTGCAGCTGTGACCCCTACACCCGTGGCCGACACCATGACCAACGTGGGGATTTTGACTGGGGTGGCTGCAGTGACAACATCCATTATGGTGTTCGCTTTGCCAAGGCCTTTGTGGATGCCAAGGAAAAGAGGCTTAAGGATGCCCGGGCCCTCATGAACTTACATAACAACCGCTGTGGTCGCACGGTCAGTACTCATGTCTGTGCATGTACGTCCATATCTGCTGGGGGTGACCAGTACATGTGATCACGGAGTGAATATGAAGGTGGAAGTGCTGAAGGCTCCTGGATCACTTCCAGCAGCCCCAACCCCCACGGGATAGGAGTAGTGAATGCAAGGGAGCTTGGGAATGCCTAGATTCAACCAGGCGCATAAAGTGTCTTCACAGAGGTGGAaagtagggaaagaaaagaagggaagtaACTTTTTAAGAAGGGGAAGGACCACTTCCATAAAGACTGAGGAGGATAAGAACCTGCTCTGGGCAGTTCACTGGTTTCTGAGCACTGCCAATGTGCCTAGTACTGTGCTGGGAAATGACATGCTAGAGAAGCAGAAGGCATGGCACCTTAAACTCTAAGAACATGTAAAAGTAGGGCATGTGATGGCAAACTGTAATCATGAACAGGATCCTGTGGCTCTGTGTTTGAACACACTATCGTGGAAAGAAAGCACTGGTGGTCTAGGGAGGATTCATGGAGGAAGAGGTTCTTGAATGGGTGGGTTCTGACGGGGAGAGAACCCACTGTCCAGCCTAGGCCAGATGTCAGAGCACTCATGCTTGTAGCCCTAAGGATGACTGAAAAGTGCCCTGACTGgctgcctctccctcacctcccaggcTGTGCGGCGGTTTCTGAAGCTCGAGTGTAAGTGCCATGGCGTTAGTGGCTCCTGTACTCTGCGCACCTGCTGGCGTGCACTCTCAGACTTCCGCCGCACAGGTGATTACCTGCGGCGGCGCTATGATGGGGCTGTGCAGGTGACAGCAACCCAGGATGGCGCCAACTTCACAGCAGCCCGCCAAGGTTATCGCCGTGCCACCCGGACTGACCTTGTCTACTTTGACAACTCCCCAGACTACTGTGTCTTAGACAAGGCTGCAGGTGAGTAAGGAAAGCAGGTAAGGACAAGGAGCCCCAGTTCTTGGTGCACGCACCCCTGGTCAATCATAGTCTGTTCAGCCACAGGAGTTAGGGAAGTGGTACTTTGCGAGGCATCAGTCTCCTCTCGACATGAGCGTCTTATAAGATTGATAATGAATGCCTCAAGCCACCAGTCCCAGTGCTACCCAAGCAGAGGAGAGGTCATTTCTCACTCTTTTATATCCCCAGCATCTGGGGTACAGTAGGTATTATTCAGGGATTGTTTAAATGAGTCACCCGTTTTCAATACCAAGCAATGTATGGGCTGTACACAAGCATGAGGTGGAGGAACCCTAAGTCTCTGACTCTTTATGATCTGGCTGAAGAAATAAGGTGTAATCAATCGGTGGACATATGCAATTGCAGAAGACACAAAGCTGGAGAAACCAAGAAAAGCTTATTggaaaatgtggaatttaagcaatTTCTCGAAGTGTAGGGATCACCTGGACAacctagagaaaagagaagggcaATAAGCAGAGTGGTAGGTGGGAAAGTACATGATTGTTCTAGGAACCGAGAGGTATGATGAATCTGACTGAGTGAAGGCTTGGGATGAGGAGACTAGAGGTAGAAAGAAAGGTGAGGATCAGACCATGAGTGGCCTTGAAAGACTATTTCCAGTCTACCACTGGAGATTCTACAGTGGAGTTGGGAAAGCAAGGAAAGAGATCTCAGTAGGGCTAACCACTAGCAGAAAGCAGCAAATTGTTTTTCAATCTGGTCCAGATATTTGTGGTGGAATTCTTGGGGATGCTGGAAAGTGATATGTTATTGCCCCCAAAGAGTAGAAGTCACCATCTTGGCTTGGCTCATATTTCAGGTTCAGACAGGTTAGACTAGGAACAACCTTTAGTGCAAAAGAACTGCTCTTCCTCTGGTTACTATCATGGGCTTGCAGGCTCTTCTCTGCAGACTCAGCACTCAGGACTTGGGTGAGATAGAGCCAGGAACCACAGCTGTCTTtggttctgtttgttttcagCCATCACTGTCATTCCTGGAGAGTCAAGTGGCTCGGAGCAAATCTGGGCATAGAAACAGGGTGGGGCTCCACCTAAGTAACACAGAAAGTAGTTTGTGCCCTTTGGAGGGTGCTAGGAAAAAAGCAGTTAAAAGAGCCCTTTCTGATTCTCTCAGTGATTTCCTGCCACTAGGTATGTTTTCTTCCCACGTGGTATAATTCAGAGGACTACTCTCTGAATGTCTTGAAATAATTCCATAGCAGCCGAGGTGTAAGCCTATGCTGTTATACCTAAAATGCACCTTTGGGGAAGGATCTTTGGAGTCAGAAGGAAGGGTGAGTCAGATGTGTTGGTTTTTCTTGGAGGCATAAAATTAAGTCTCATAAAACCCAAAGTGGGGCCTGGAATTCAAAGGGTGTAAGTCATCTCAGAATCGAGTATGGAGCCACAAATTTCCACCAAAGCAGTCCTGTCCGGCGGAGCTCTCTGTGATGACAGAACTGTTCTACATCTGTGTTTTCCAATAGATAGCCACTTAGCCACATGGGATtactgagcatttgaaatatAGGTATTGTGCCTGAGAAATTAAgtcttaaattttagttaatttataaCTAAATGACCACGTGTGGCTGGTGGCTATAACCTGGACAGCTCAGCTCTAGAGTATAGAAGAGGCTTTTGGTGCACAAAAGGACTTAAGATCCAGCCCTTGGAGTTAGAGGAGAGTAACACAGATAGTAGAACTAGTTAGCCCACACTCTGGAAGAGTGGCCTCTAACAATTTTGGATTGCGtactctttcattaaaaaattatttgagcatGTACTTCTAATATATGGATATTTACCTTAAAAAGATACCTATGTTCCACTGTATTGATATGTACtttataaaacatacaaagtagggattttaaatttatgagatgaaaaacaaatgtaGAAGTTCTAAgatctagcatttttttttaatttttttttgaatgtttatttttgagagagagagagagagaggcagaacgtgaatgggggaagggcagagaaagagggagacacagaatctgaagcaggccccaggctctgagctgtcagcacagagcccaatgcagggctcgaacccactaaccatgagatcatgacgtgagctgaagtcagtctcttaaccgactgaaccatccaggtgcccctagcatttTCTTTCCATATCGCAGTAGGGTGTACAGACTACTGCAAGAGAATCAGTCAATCTGTTCCCCTTCCTCAACCTCCAGGTCAGTCCCTGTCCCATCTCTGGGGAAGGGTGAGAATAGACAGATACTTTCTAGGGTCCATCCCATCCcaaattctgtgtttttatatcTGTCGGCAGGATCTCTCTTGCTAAAGTTGGTCAGAATGAAGTCCTAAGCATTCTCTGTGCAGGGGGATAATATCATCCCTACCCTTCAAGAGTTCCTACTGTAAAGGGTAAGGCAAGGGATATTCTGTAGCAATTCCACAGGGATATGCCTCTGGGCAGTCACACTAACCAGTTCACCTCCTCATCTGAACAGAGATGATAGATGTAACAATCCACTGAGTTACATGCTATTATTATGCCTATTTTCATATGAGAAGATTAAAGCCTAGAGAGATTAACTACCTTGTGAAATCACATAGCTAAGATGCGGCAGGCCTGGAACTGAAACTTGAACAATATGACAATAAGGCCCATGCTTTTAACGGCCATCCTATATTACTTCCCTGTATGGTACAACTTAAAATGTAAACTAAGGCCCAAAATACTAACAAATGGTAGCTGGATCAGAGTTGTGGCATGACTTCTTGGAAAAGATAAATTATAGgctaagttgttttttttgttttttttttaactgtttagtATGGAAAATTTCTAACACAGAGAGCCCTTACCCAGCTTTAACAGCTAGGAGCATTTTAAGGCTAGgttgaaggagacacagagatgtgTATTGGCAGGGACGGCATAGAAGGTGAAGTCAATGGTCTTTGGGGAGCCTTTATGGTGGGAAGAAGCCAGAGTGGTGCAAAGGGAAGTAAGGAGATGGTCATTTTGGCCAGTTGGGCATATTTTCAGGAAAAGGGATTCTTTATGGTTTCCTCATGAGGATGTGGGTAAGGGAACCCAGAGCAGCTGAAGTAAGAGGTAACTTGGTTCTCATTCTCTTCCCCAACCCAGGTTCCCTAGGCACTGCGGGCCGTGTCTGTAGCAAGACATCCAAAGGGACGGATGGTTGCGAAATCATGTGCTGTGGCCGAGGGTACGACACAACTCGAGTCACCCGTGTCACCCAGTGTGAGTGCAAATTCCACTGGTGCTGTGCAGTGCGGTGCAAGGAGTGCAGAAACACTGTGGACGTCCACACTTGCAAGGCCCCCAAGAAGGCAGAGTGGCTGGACCAGACCTGAATGTAGAAATACCTCACTCATCCCTCTACTTCAAAACTCCTGGCTCAAAAGCACAAGATCTTTGCATGCACGCCTTCCTCTACCCTCAGCTCTGGGCTGCTACAGTTTCTATTTAAGGACTTGGAAAGCAATCCAGAAGGACTCTGGTGTCCTGACTGGTTCCTTAGCCCTGGGAAGGAGTTGACAGGGGATGTAAGAAACTGAACAGCTCCCTGACTGCCCCCTCTGGAGGttagaagggagaggggaagaggtgggGCCTTCAGAGTGATATAAGTTGCACTAAAGCACATGGTCAAggctcatttttcctttcctttgcacTGGCTTCCTGACACTTCTTGTGTGTGCAAGAGGAAAGGTACCTGGAGAGAGCTTCTTTGTGTTCCTACCTGACTAAGGGTAGATGGGACAGAGATGGAACCACATCTCTTCCCTGGGTCAGTTTGAGCAGACTGCCTGGTACCCCAAAAGAAACTCTCAGGCTACAACCTTCTTCCATTATCCCAGAGCCTGGGATTCCTAGGTAAGAGTTAGCCGTAGTGGACAAGGTTCCATTCACATGCTCATAGGTTTATAAACTGCTGTATTTTGtaggggaaaaaattatataactataCAAACATACATTCTCTTCCaacctccctcttcttttcaacCTATATCAGAtagctctgccccttgctcacttgctgCCTGTTCAAACCAAGTGGCATGTAGTGGTTCTTATGCCTAATAGAGCACTAGAATACCCTGGA belongs to Panthera tigris isolate Pti1 chromosome C1, P.tigris_Pti1_mat1.1, whole genome shotgun sequence and includes:
- the WNT2B gene encoding protein Wnt-2b isoform X1; this translates as MLKPGGAEEAAQLPPRRARAPVPVLPPGPAAPDGSRASARLGLACLLLLLLLTLPARVDTSWWYIGALGARVICDNIPGLVSRQRQLCQRYPDIMRSVGEGAREWIRECQHQFRHHRWNCTTLDRDHTVFGRVMLRSSREAAFVYAISSAGVVHAITRACSQGELSVCSCDPYTRGRHHDQRGDFDWGGCSDNIHYGVRFAKAFVDAKEKRLKDARALMNLHNNRCGRTAVRRFLKLECKCHGVSGSCTLRTCWRALSDFRRTGDYLRRRYDGAVQVTATQDGANFTAARQGYRRATRTDLVYFDNSPDYCVLDKAAGSLGTAGRVCSKTSKGTDGCEIMCCGRGYDTTRVTRVTQCECKFHWCCAVRCKECRNTVDVHTCKAPKKAEWLDQT
- the WNT2B gene encoding protein Wnt-2b isoform X2; the encoded protein is MRSVGEGAREWIRECQHQFRHHRWNCTTLDRDHTVFGRVMLRSSREAAFVYAISSAGVVHAITRACSQGELSVCSCDPYTRGRHHDQRGDFDWGGCSDNIHYGVRFAKAFVDAKEKRLKDARALMNLHNNRCGRTAVRRFLKLECKCHGVSGSCTLRTCWRALSDFRRTGDYLRRRYDGAVQVTATQDGANFTAARQGYRRATRTDLVYFDNSPDYCVLDKAAGSLGTAGRVCSKTSKGTDGCEIMCCGRGYDTTRVTRVTQCECKFHWCCAVRCKECRNTVDVHTCKAPKKAEWLDQT